One window of the Methylocystis parvus OBBP genome contains the following:
- a CDS encoding type II toxin-antitoxin system VapC family toxin translates to MTALLLDTHAWVWSLTDDPRLSARAREAVAGAGGVNVSPISFFEISQKARLGKWPEMAPYVDALPKLLVEQGGLAARLNPAICTLAGSLTWAHRDPFDRLIAATSILEGLSLVSVDAAFDGVAPRIWSSGPVDRPFLALLAWCRSRRWFWRRARPRRRSAREEG, encoded by the coding sequence GTGACCGCTCTTCTCCTCGACACCCACGCCTGGGTCTGGAGCCTGACCGACGATCCCCGTTTGTCTGCGAGAGCGAGAGAGGCCGTCGCCGGTGCGGGCGGAGTCAATGTCAGCCCGATCAGTTTTTTTGAAATCTCTCAAAAGGCGCGGCTCGGGAAATGGCCGGAGATGGCGCCTTATGTCGATGCGCTTCCCAAGCTCCTTGTGGAACAGGGCGGCTTGGCGGCGCGTCTCAATCCTGCAATTTGCACGCTTGCCGGCAGCCTGACATGGGCGCATCGCGACCCATTCGATCGTTTGATCGCAGCGACCTCGATTTTGGAAGGGCTTTCCCTCGTCTCCGTCGACGCGGCGTTCGACGGCGTTGCGCCACGCATCTGGTCGTCGGGGCCGGTCGATCGCCCCTTCCTTGCGCTGCTCGCATGGTGTAGAAGCCGGCGATGGTTTTGGCGTCGAGCCCGGCCGCGCCGGCGCTCCGCTCGGGAAGAAGGCTAG
- a CDS encoding type II toxin-antitoxin system Phd/YefM family antitoxin — protein sequence MLVNIHTAKSQLSKLIEAALSGEDVVIAKGDKPVVRLVAIERGGFKIGFLRDRGLGAGPDFLEPMPEEELQLWEGAASPSKP from the coding sequence GTGCTGGTCAATATTCACACCGCTAAATCGCAACTATCCAAGCTCATCGAAGCCGCCCTCTCCGGGGAAGACGTCGTTATCGCCAAGGGCGACAAGCCGGTCGTCCGCCTCGTCGCTATCGAACGCGGCGGCTTCAAAATAGGTTTCCTGCGAGACAGGGGCCTCGGCGCCGGCCCGGACTTTCTCGAGCCCATGCCGGAGGAAGAGCTTCAGCTCTGGGAGGGCGCCGCTTCGCCGTCGAAGCCGTGA
- a CDS encoding PAS domain-containing sensor histidine kinase codes for MSSFEAEIDGGDIAASRIAADPAFSALDASGAPIVAASGDPLKIVFLNAAARAVFGADKEALAARLFFSDEPGARRLAELVESVRHGAALRLERLRFELADAPQTITILCRKLIERDGPACFVIAALGVRPASLSAPEREGRREAEIARIAPPADAPAPFDPMAATEALRARLAERHGARAARFLWKTDAAGRFTDATHVLADVVGEANADILGREVAFVAAALGLDPAFAQAIASQKSWKGVSAAWPLADEGARVPVTLGALPTMDADRRFAGFQGYGVIHLDRAAYAAPPALTEAPPPALAPAAPERFAAANVVPLRPPPQQRQEAASSEDEVSAEPLTSAEKLNFEEIARALRAGGVTNGGASSAASDSVREEAVAAAPEQIEPGMGSAERPETEEVPAAASLDDVAAQLGALAGAGAAEERPPLSLATTAPLAPAAFLPAAAAGLLDRLPVGLLIARGAQTLFANRTLLDYLGYDDLAGFEADGGLARMFFGRPLSDPGARAAAVQASGGEALDVDVHLQTVDWEGAPATLVTLRRNRNRPPGPEESALALARERDEKLARVRADNSLLRAILETSGVAVALIDDNRRIESATGAFAALFDAEKGAFDGLPFSSLFALEDERAFAARLGRAAETGEALRLDARIGGRPYEATLRRLGPAQKLCVSLRAPDADERHDELAAARDAAEQANAAKSDFLARISHEIRTPLNAIIGFAEVMMEERFGPIGSERYKDYLKDVHSSGAHVLSLVNDLLDLSKIEAGKMELEFDRVDANAVIAECASIMQTQANQAKVVMRLALADRLPPIRADQRSLKQILLNLLSNAMKFSEPGGQVIVSSALTDAGYVVIRVKDTGIGMSEDEVATALEPFKQVATSRSVRGTGLGLPLTKALIEANHASFTIRSRKNEGTLIEIAFPPPQVLAAE; via the coding sequence ATGAGTAGTTTCGAGGCAGAGATCGATGGGGGCGACATCGCCGCCAGCCGCATCGCGGCTGATCCCGCTTTCTCGGCCCTCGACGCCTCCGGCGCGCCCATCGTCGCCGCCTCGGGCGACCCTCTTAAAATCGTTTTCCTGAACGCCGCCGCCCGCGCGGTTTTCGGCGCCGACAAGGAGGCGCTGGCGGCGCGGCTCTTTTTCAGCGACGAGCCAGGCGCCAGGCGTCTCGCGGAACTCGTCGAGTCGGTCCGCCATGGGGCGGCGCTGCGGCTCGAGCGGCTGCGCTTCGAACTTGCCGACGCGCCGCAGACCATCACCATCCTCTGTCGCAAGCTGATCGAGAGAGACGGCCCGGCCTGTTTCGTCATTGCGGCGCTCGGCGTGCGTCCGGCGTCTCTGAGCGCGCCCGAGCGCGAAGGAAGGCGCGAGGCGGAGATCGCGCGGATCGCCCCGCCAGCCGACGCGCCCGCGCCTTTCGACCCGATGGCCGCGACCGAGGCCCTGCGCGCGCGTCTCGCCGAACGCCACGGCGCTCGCGCCGCACGATTCCTCTGGAAAACCGACGCCGCCGGCCGCTTCACGGACGCGACCCATGTGCTGGCGGACGTCGTGGGGGAAGCGAACGCCGACATACTCGGCCGCGAGGTTGCGTTCGTCGCGGCGGCGCTCGGCCTCGACCCGGCCTTCGCTCAGGCGATCGCGTCGCAGAAGAGCTGGAAAGGCGTCTCGGCGGCGTGGCCGCTCGCGGATGAGGGCGCGCGGGTCCCGGTGACGCTCGGCGCCCTTCCGACTATGGACGCCGACCGGCGCTTCGCCGGCTTTCAGGGCTATGGCGTCATCCATCTCGACCGCGCGGCCTATGCCGCGCCGCCCGCGCTGACCGAGGCGCCGCCGCCGGCTTTGGCTCCGGCCGCGCCGGAGCGCTTCGCCGCCGCCAATGTCGTGCCGTTGCGGCCGCCGCCCCAGCAAAGGCAGGAGGCTGCGTCGTCGGAGGACGAGGTCTCCGCCGAGCCGCTGACCTCCGCCGAAAAACTCAACTTTGAAGAAATAGCTCGCGCCCTGCGCGCAGGCGGCGTAACGAATGGCGGCGCGTCCAGCGCAGCGTCCGATTCTGTCCGAGAAGAGGCGGTCGCCGCCGCGCCGGAGCAGATCGAGCCCGGGATGGGGAGCGCGGAACGCCCCGAAACGGAAGAGGTCCCCGCCGCCGCGTCGCTCGACGACGTCGCCGCGCAGCTCGGCGCGCTGGCCGGCGCCGGCGCGGCCGAAGAGCGCCCGCCCCTGTCCCTCGCAACGACCGCGCCCCTCGCCCCGGCCGCATTCCTCCCGGCGGCGGCCGCAGGACTGCTCGACCGCCTGCCCGTCGGCCTGCTCATCGCGCGCGGGGCGCAGACGCTTTTCGCCAATCGCACCCTGCTCGACTATCTCGGCTATGACGACCTTGCGGGCTTCGAGGCCGATGGCGGGCTGGCGCGCATGTTCTTCGGCCGGCCGCTTAGCGATCCGGGCGCCCGCGCCGCGGCCGTGCAGGCGAGCGGCGGCGAGGCGCTGGACGTCGACGTCCATTTGCAGACGGTCGATTGGGAGGGCGCGCCTGCGACTTTGGTGACGCTGCGGCGCAATCGCAATCGTCCGCCCGGGCCAGAAGAAAGCGCGCTTGCGCTGGCCCGCGAGCGCGACGAAAAACTGGCGCGCGTTCGCGCCGACAACAGCCTGCTGCGCGCCATTTTGGAGACGAGCGGCGTCGCCGTCGCGCTCATCGACGACAATCGCCGCATCGAGAGCGCCACGGGCGCTTTCGCGGCGTTGTTCGACGCCGAGAAAGGCGCCTTTGACGGCCTGCCCTTTTCCTCGCTCTTCGCGCTGGAGGACGAGCGCGCTTTCGCCGCGCGCCTCGGCCGCGCGGCGGAAACGGGAGAAGCGCTGCGCCTCGATGCGCGCATCGGCGGACGTCCCTATGAAGCGACCTTGCGTCGCCTCGGCCCCGCGCAAAAACTCTGCGTCAGCCTGCGCGCGCCGGACGCCGACGAGCGTCATGACGAACTCGCCGCCGCGCGCGACGCCGCCGAACAGGCCAATGCGGCGAAGTCCGACTTTCTCGCGCGCATCAGCCACGAGATCCGCACGCCGCTCAACGCCATTATCGGCTTCGCGGAAGTGATGATGGAGGAGCGCTTCGGCCCCATCGGCTCCGAGCGTTACAAGGACTATCTCAAGGACGTGCATTCCTCGGGCGCGCATGTCCTCTCGCTCGTCAACGACCTGCTCGATCTCTCCAAGATCGAGGCGGGAAAGATGGAGCTCGAATTCGACCGCGTCGACGCCAACGCCGTCATCGCCGAATGCGCGTCGATCATGCAGACGCAGGCCAATCAGGCGAAGGTCGTGATGCGCCTCGCGCTCGCCGACCGCCTGCCGCCGATCCGCGCCGACCAGCGTTCGCTGAAGCAGATTTTGCTGAACTTGCTCTCCAACGCGATGAAATTCAGCGAGCCCGGCGGACAGGTCATCGTCTCTTCCGCGCTCACCGACGCCGGCTATGTCGTGATCCGCGTGAAGGACACCGGCATCGGCATGTCGGAAGATGAAGTCGCGACGGCGCTGGAGCCCTTCAAGCAGGTGGCGACCTCGCGCAGCGTGCGCGGCACGGGATTGGGCCTGCCGCTCACCAAGGCGCTGATCGAAGCGAACCATGCCAGCTTCACGATCAGGAGCCGCAAGAATGAAGGCACGCTGATCGAAATCGCCTTCCCGCCGCCGCAGGTGCTGGCCGCGGAGTGA
- a CDS encoding phasin, with product MVDPIYQVPNEVRDFAEKSVEQARKAFEGFAGAAHKALTSAPDLPIVPGAKDVGTKALSFAEANVNAAFDLAQKLVKAKDPQEVFQLQAEYVKSQLSAIQEQTKELGAAIQKSTTLKS from the coding sequence ATGGTTGATCCAATTTATCAGGTGCCCAACGAAGTTCGCGATTTCGCTGAAAAAAGCGTCGAGCAGGCGCGCAAGGCTTTTGAAGGCTTCGCCGGCGCGGCGCATAAGGCGCTGACTTCCGCGCCCGACCTTCCCATCGTCCCCGGCGCCAAGGATGTCGGCACGAAGGCGCTGTCTTTCGCCGAAGCCAATGTCAATGCGGCGTTCGACCTCGCGCAGAAGCTCGTAAAGGCGAAGGACCCGCAGGAAGTTTTCCAGCTGCAGGCCGAATATGTGAAGTCGCAGCTCTCCGCCATCCAGGAGCAGACCAAGGAGCTCGGCGCCGCGATCCAGAAATCCACGACCCTGAAGTCCTGA
- the secG gene encoding preprotein translocase subunit SecG, producing the protein MLQQIIIAIHLMVVTALVILVLYQKSEGGALGMGGSGVFTGRGQANALTRATGILATIFFLTSIALTVLPAWERRAAGGDDWTKAIDQNDIKLKEIKPGEKEPEAGKDTVFDQLQRAQQKRQQGVTGASPAEEKPALRPSQEPPKAEAEAPKSEAPKTEAPKSEAPKFDAPKLDAPKAEAPKSEPAMEAPKAEAPKAEAPKFEAPAAEAPKLDAQKPDAVKPEAVKPAEAPKAAPAAPPTQWKSPAQ; encoded by the coding sequence ATGCTGCAGCAGATCATCATCGCGATCCACCTGATGGTGGTGACCGCGCTCGTCATTCTCGTTCTTTATCAAAAGTCCGAGGGCGGCGCGCTCGGCATGGGCGGCAGCGGCGTCTTCACCGGCCGCGGCCAGGCCAATGCGCTCACCCGCGCCACCGGCATTCTCGCGACCATCTTCTTCCTCACCAGCATCGCCCTCACCGTGCTCCCGGCCTGGGAGCGCCGCGCCGCCGGCGGCGACGACTGGACCAAGGCGATCGACCAGAACGACATCAAGCTCAAGGAGATCAAGCCGGGCGAGAAGGAGCCGGAGGCCGGCAAGGACACGGTTTTCGACCAGCTCCAGCGCGCCCAGCAAAAACGCCAGCAGGGCGTGACCGGCGCCTCTCCGGCGGAAGAGAAGCCGGCCCTGCGCCCGTCGCAGGAGCCGCCCAAGGCCGAGGCCGAAGCCCCCAAATCCGAGGCTCCCAAAACCGAGGCGCCGAAGTCTGAGGCTCCCAAGTTCGACGCTCCCAAATTGGACGCTCCGAAGGCCGAGGCGCCGAAATCCGAACCTGCGATGGAAGCGCCCAAAGCCGAAGCCCCGAAGGCGGAAGCGCCCAAATTCGAGGCTCCCGCCGCAGAGGCTCCCAAGCTCGACGCCCAGAAGCCCGACGCCGTGAAGCCTGAGGCCGTCAAGCCGGCTGAGGCGCCGAAGGCCGCGCCGGCCGCCCCGCCGACGCAGTGGAAATCCCCCGCGCAATAA
- a CDS encoding methanol/ethanol family PQQ-dependent dehydrogenase has translation MKPDTKTLLLTAAVIWAAGGGAYFVGNSLNERFPKAAHESAGEEHAPAKPAAAEAQSAPAVQPAPAPVVAAPAPAAEPAPVPAAASADDELLTLQKDARQWALPTGDYANLRHSGLKQITAENVGKLAPAWQFSTGVLRGHEGAPLVLNNVSVMDSSGKTLTTDVMYLHTPFPNIVYALDAKDPAHQILWKYEPKQDPSVVPVMCCDTVNRGLAYGDGKIFLAQADTTLIALDAKTGKLVWSVKNGDPSKGQTSTAAPHVFKDKVLVGIAGGEFGVRGHITAYSVKDGKLVWRGYSMGPDADTLIEPGKTTHLGKPVEKDSGITTWEGDQWQTGGGTTWGWYSYDPELNQIFYGSGNPSTWNPNQRPGDNRWSMTLWSRDLDTGKAKWVYQMTPHDEWDYDGINEVILADQDIGGKKVKTAVHFDRNGFAYTLDRTNGELLVAEKYDPAVNWATKVDMDKSSKTYGRPLVVDKYSTQHNGEDTNTQNVCPAALGSKDEQPATFDPATQLFLVPTNHVCMDYEPFRVSYTAGQPYVGATLEMFPAGKVLGDGTNHTGNFIAWDAKTGKIVWSNKEQFSAWSGAVSTDGGVTFYGTLEGYLKAVDSKTGKELYKYKTPSGIIGNVMTYESAGKQYVAVLSGVGGWAGIGLAAGLSKSNEGLGAVGNYASLANYTALGGVLTVFGLQE, from the coding sequence GTGAAGCCCGATACAAAAACCCTGCTCCTCACCGCGGCCGTCATCTGGGCGGCGGGCGGCGGCGCGTATTTCGTCGGCAATTCCCTGAACGAAAGGTTCCCCAAGGCGGCTCATGAAAGCGCTGGCGAAGAGCATGCGCCGGCCAAGCCCGCCGCCGCCGAGGCGCAATCCGCGCCGGCCGTCCAGCCGGCGCCGGCTCCCGTCGTCGCCGCTCCGGCTCCCGCCGCAGAACCCGCCCCCGTTCCTGCGGCCGCGTCTGCTGATGACGAGTTGCTCACGTTGCAGAAGGACGCCAGGCAGTGGGCGTTGCCGACGGGCGACTACGCGAATCTGCGCCATTCGGGGCTGAAGCAGATCACGGCGGAGAATGTTGGGAAGCTTGCTCCTGCGTGGCAGTTCTCGACGGGCGTCCTGCGCGGCCATGAAGGCGCGCCGCTGGTCTTGAACAACGTCTCGGTCATGGATTCGTCGGGCAAGACGCTGACGACGGACGTGATGTATCTGCATACGCCGTTCCCGAACATCGTCTATGCGCTCGACGCGAAGGACCCGGCGCATCAGATCCTGTGGAAATATGAGCCCAAGCAGGACCCGTCGGTGGTTCCGGTGATGTGCTGCGACACGGTCAATCGCGGCCTCGCCTATGGCGACGGCAAGATCTTCCTGGCGCAGGCCGACACGACGCTGATCGCGCTCGACGCCAAGACCGGCAAGCTGGTCTGGTCGGTGAAGAACGGCGATCCGTCCAAGGGCCAGACCTCGACGGCCGCCCCGCATGTGTTCAAGGACAAGGTGCTCGTCGGCATCGCCGGCGGCGAGTTCGGCGTGCGCGGCCACATCACGGCCTATTCGGTCAAGGACGGCAAGCTGGTCTGGCGCGGCTACTCCATGGGCCCCGACGCCGACACGCTGATCGAGCCGGGCAAGACCACGCATCTCGGCAAGCCGGTCGAGAAGGACTCAGGCATCACGACCTGGGAAGGCGATCAGTGGCAGACGGGCGGCGGCACGACCTGGGGCTGGTACAGCTACGATCCGGAGCTGAACCAGATTTTCTACGGCTCGGGCAACCCCTCGACCTGGAACCCCAATCAGCGTCCGGGCGACAATCGCTGGTCGATGACGCTTTGGTCGCGCGACCTCGACACCGGCAAGGCGAAGTGGGTCTACCAGATGACGCCCCATGACGAGTGGGACTATGACGGCATCAACGAGGTGATCCTCGCCGACCAGGACATTGGCGGCAAGAAGGTGAAGACGGCGGTCCATTTCGACCGCAACGGCTTCGCCTATACGCTGGACCGCACCAATGGCGAGCTGCTGGTGGCGGAGAAGTATGATCCGGCGGTGAACTGGGCGACGAAGGTCGACATGGACAAGTCGTCCAAGACCTATGGGCGTCCGCTGGTGGTCGACAAATATTCGACGCAGCACAATGGCGAGGACACGAACACCCAGAACGTCTGCCCGGCCGCTCTCGGCTCGAAGGACGAACAGCCTGCGACGTTCGATCCGGCGACGCAGCTGTTCCTCGTTCCGACGAACCATGTGTGCATGGACTATGAGCCGTTCCGCGTGTCTTACACGGCGGGCCAGCCCTATGTCGGCGCGACGCTGGAAATGTTCCCGGCGGGCAAGGTTCTGGGCGACGGCACGAACCATACGGGCAACTTCATCGCCTGGGACGCCAAGACGGGGAAGATCGTCTGGTCGAACAAGGAGCAGTTCTCGGCTTGGTCCGGCGCGGTGTCGACGGATGGCGGGGTGACCTTCTACGGGACGCTTGAGGGCTATCTGAAGGCGGTCGATTCGAAGACGGGCAAGGAGCTTTACAAGTATAAGACGCCGTCGGGCATCATCGGCAATGTGATGACCTATGAGTCGGCCGGCAAGCAGTATGTGGCGGTTCTGTCGGGCGTCGGCGGCTGGGCGGGCATCGGCCTGGCGGCGGGCTTGTCGAAGTCCAACGAAGGCCTGGGCGCCGTCGGCAACTACGCCTCGCTCGCCAACTACACCGCCCTCGGCGGCGTGCTGACCGTCTTCGGGTTGCAGGAGTAA
- a CDS encoding CTP synthase, translating into MARYIFITGGVVSSLGKGLASAVLGALLQARGYTVRLRKLDPYLNIDPGTMSPYQHGEVFVTDDGAETDLDLGHYERFTGRPATKQDNVTTGRIYQDIINKERRGDYLGATIQVIPHVTNAIKEFILEGNDNVDFALIEIGGTVGDIEGLPFFEAIRQIKYDLPQNHAIYIHLTLLPYIPSAGELKTKPTQHSVKELRSIGIQPDILLCRTDREIPREERRKLGLFCNVREQAVIEARDAANIYDVPRAYHAAGLDAQVLAAFGIEPAPKPDMSRWNAVTQRILNPEGEVTIAVVGKYTEMKDAYKSLIEALAHGGIANRVKVNLDWIESEIFEGGDPAAHLEHVHGILVPGGFGQRGAEGKILAARFARERGVPYFGICFGMQMAVIEAARALAGIDKANSTEFGPCEEPVVGLMTEWLKGNDLEKRAAGGDLGGTMRLGAYQALLKPGSRIAQIYGKTEISERHRHRYEVNFEYRERLESCGLLFAGSSPDGLLPETVEIPDHPWFVGVQYHPELKSRPFEPHPLFASFIAAAKAQSRLV; encoded by the coding sequence ATGGCGCGCTACATCTTCATCACCGGCGGCGTGGTTTCCTCACTTGGCAAGGGTCTCGCGTCGGCGGTTCTCGGCGCGCTCCTGCAGGCGCGCGGCTACACCGTCCGGCTCCGCAAGCTCGACCCCTATCTCAACATCGATCCGGGCACGATGTCGCCCTATCAGCATGGCGAGGTCTTCGTCACCGATGACGGCGCCGAGACGGATCTCGACCTCGGCCATTACGAGCGCTTCACCGGCCGTCCCGCCACGAAGCAGGACAATGTCACCACCGGCCGCATCTATCAGGACATCATCAACAAGGAGCGGCGCGGCGACTATCTCGGCGCGACCATCCAGGTCATTCCGCACGTCACCAACGCCATCAAGGAGTTCATCCTCGAGGGCAATGACAATGTCGATTTCGCGCTGATCGAGATCGGCGGCACGGTCGGCGACATTGAAGGTCTGCCCTTCTTCGAGGCCATCCGCCAGATCAAATACGACCTGCCGCAGAATCACGCGATCTATATCCACCTCACGCTGCTGCCCTATATTCCGAGCGCGGGCGAGCTGAAGACCAAGCCCACGCAGCATTCGGTGAAGGAGCTGCGCTCCATCGGCATTCAGCCCGATATTCTTCTCTGCCGCACGGATCGTGAAATTCCGCGCGAGGAGCGCCGCAAGCTCGGCCTCTTCTGCAATGTGCGCGAACAGGCGGTGATCGAGGCGCGCGACGCCGCGAATATCTACGACGTGCCGCGCGCCTATCATGCGGCGGGTCTCGACGCGCAGGTGCTCGCCGCCTTCGGCATCGAGCCCGCGCCCAAGCCTGATATGAGCCGCTGGAACGCGGTGACGCAGCGCATCCTCAATCCCGAGGGCGAGGTCACCATCGCGGTCGTCGGCAAATATACCGAGATGAAGGACGCCTATAAGAGCCTCATCGAGGCCCTGGCGCATGGCGGCATCGCCAACCGCGTGAAGGTCAATCTCGACTGGATCGAGTCCGAGATTTTTGAGGGCGGCGACCCGGCCGCGCATCTCGAACATGTGCACGGCATTCTCGTGCCGGGCGGCTTCGGCCAGCGCGGCGCCGAGGGCAAGATTCTCGCGGCGCGCTTCGCGCGTGAGCGCGGCGTGCCCTATTTCGGCATCTGCTTCGGCATGCAGATGGCGGTGATCGAGGCCGCCCGCGCCCTCGCCGGAATCGACAAGGCCAACTCCACCGAATTCGGTCCCTGCGAGGAGCCGGTGGTCGGCCTCATGACCGAATGGCTCAAGGGCAACGATCTCGAAAAGCGCGCCGCTGGCGGCGATTTAGGGGGCACGATGCGCCTCGGCGCCTATCAGGCGCTCTTGAAGCCGGGTTCGCGCATCGCGCAGATTTACGGCAAGACCGAAATCTCCGAGCGCCATCGCCACCGCTATGAGGTGAATTTCGAATATCGCGAGCGGCTGGAAAGCTGCGGGCTGCTGTTCGCCGGCTCCTCGCCCGATGGACTGCTGCCCGAGACGGTCGAAATCCCCGACCACCCCTGGTTCGTCGGCGTGCAATATCACCCCGAGCTGAAGTCGCGGCCCTTCGAGCCGCATCCGTTGTTCGCCAGCTTCATTGCGGCGGCGAAGGCGCAGAGCCGGTTGGTTTAG
- a CDS encoding phasin family protein, giving the protein MATKSTGGSPSNSVDAQQDIPAEAPAETTPAVDVPVAPVVAAEIAAPEPVGVDAAAEPVAEIVDIVSAPLALVEKAVESATEGFAASFSFDSSQWSKKSLDLWAENAAAFFDLAEQVSKAQSLEEIVDLQSRFAKERVEAFIRQSKELMDFAKSVAAFTASPLCAAGKAA; this is encoded by the coding sequence ATGGCGACGAAAAGCACAGGTGGTAGCCCAAGCAATTCCGTCGACGCCCAGCAGGACATCCCTGCCGAGGCGCCGGCGGAAACGACGCCCGCCGTAGACGTCCCCGTCGCGCCAGTCGTCGCCGCCGAGATCGCTGCGCCGGAACCGGTCGGCGTCGACGCCGCGGCCGAGCCGGTCGCGGAGATCGTCGACATCGTCTCGGCGCCGCTCGCGCTCGTCGAGAAAGCGGTCGAATCGGCGACGGAAGGCTTCGCGGCCTCCTTTTCCTTCGACTCCTCGCAATGGTCGAAGAAATCGCTCGATCTGTGGGCGGAGAACGCCGCGGCGTTTTTCGATCTCGCCGAGCAGGTCTCGAAGGCCCAGAGCCTCGAGGAAATCGTCGATCTTCAGTCGCGTTTCGCCAAGGAGCGCGTCGAGGCTTTCATCCGTCAGTCGAAGGAGTTGATGGATTTCGCGAAAAGCGTGGCGGCGTTCACCGCGTCGCCGCTCTGCGCCGCGGGGAAGGCCGCCTGA
- the leuB gene encoding 3-isopropylmalate dehydrogenase codes for MSAYKLLLLPGDGIGPEISAEAEKVIAFLGQAGVAKFEIERGLVGGAAYDAHKVAISEDDMKLAHAADAVLLAAVGGPKWDGVPYAVRPEAGLLRLRKDLALFANLRPAICYPALADASSLKRELVDGLDIMIVRELTGGVYFGEPKEIVTLENGEKRAVDTQVYTTHEIERIGRVAFELARKRGNKVTSSDKANVMRSGYLWREVITALHKREYADVQLEHMLADALGMQLVRWPKQFDVIVTDNLFGDMLSDEAAMLTGSLGMLPSASLGAADANGSRKAMYEPCHGSAPDIAGKGIANPIAMIGSLGMAMRYSFDNAKAADAIDAAIANVLAKGLRTIDIKGDAPSSISTAQMGDAIVAELKAVLG; via the coding sequence ATGTCCGCCTACAAGCTCCTGCTCCTTCCCGGCGACGGCATCGGTCCGGAAATCTCCGCCGAAGCCGAGAAGGTGATCGCTTTTCTCGGGCAGGCGGGCGTGGCGAAGTTCGAAATCGAGCGCGGCCTTGTCGGCGGCGCGGCCTATGACGCGCATAAGGTCGCCATCAGCGAAGACGACATGAAGCTCGCTCATGCGGCGGACGCGGTGCTGCTGGCCGCCGTCGGCGGGCCGAAATGGGACGGCGTGCCCTACGCCGTGCGCCCGGAGGCGGGCCTTCTGCGCCTGCGCAAGGACCTCGCCCTCTTCGCCAATCTGCGCCCGGCGATCTGCTATCCGGCGCTCGCCGACGCCTCCTCGCTCAAGCGCGAGCTCGTCGACGGCCTCGACATCATGATCGTGCGCGAACTCACGGGCGGCGTCTATTTCGGCGAGCCGAAGGAGATCGTCACGCTCGAGAACGGCGAGAAGCGCGCTGTCGACACGCAGGTTTATACGACCCACGAGATCGAGCGCATCGGCCGCGTCGCTTTCGAGCTTGCGCGCAAGCGCGGGAACAAGGTGACCTCGTCCGATAAGGCGAACGTCATGCGCTCGGGCTATCTGTGGCGCGAAGTCATCACCGCGCTGCACAAGCGCGAATATGCCGACGTGCAGCTCGAGCACATGCTCGCCGACGCGCTGGGCATGCAGCTCGTGCGTTGGCCCAAGCAGTTCGACGTCATCGTCACGGACAATCTTTTCGGCGACATGCTCTCGGATGAGGCGGCGATGCTCACCGGCTCGCTCGGCATGCTGCCCTCCGCTTCGCTCGGCGCCGCCGATGCGAATGGGAGCCGCAAGGCGATGTACGAGCCCTGCCACGGCTCGGCGCCGGACATCGCCGGCAAGGGCATTGCGAACCCCATCGCCATGATCGGCTCGCTCGGCATGGCGATGCGCTATAGTTTCGACAACGCCAAGGCGGCGGACGCGATCGACGCGGCGATCGCCAATGTGCTCGCCAAGGGCCTGCGCACCATCGACATCAAGGGCGACGCGCCCTCCTCGATCTCCACCGCGCAGATGGGCGACGCCATCGTCGCGGAGCTGAAGGCGGTATTGGGATAG